A genomic segment from Klebsiella africana encodes:
- a CDS encoding LysR family transcriptional regulator codes for MLKENVNDLLSFMVVARERSFTRAAAQLGVSQSALSHAMRHLEARLDVRLLTRTTRSVVPTEAGERLIQRLGPHLEEMEQALAALRNTRERPAGNLRITAGEHAASAVLWPALKPFMLQYPDINIEITVDNGLTDIVGDRFDAGVRLGEQVAKDMIAVRIAPDMRMAVVGSPAYLQRAGTPQTPWDLAQHRCINLRLPTRGGLYAWEFARDGREIQVRVEGQLILNSLPQRIDAAEAGLGLAYVPDDSVAEALASGRLVRVLAEWTPAFPGYHLYYPSRRQHTSAFTLLLETLRR; via the coding sequence ATGCTAAAAGAGAACGTAAACGATCTGCTCTCCTTCATGGTGGTAGCGCGTGAGCGCAGCTTTACCCGCGCGGCGGCCCAGCTTGGCGTGTCGCAATCGGCGCTCAGCCATGCTATGCGCCATCTTGAAGCGCGGCTCGATGTGCGGCTGCTGACCCGCACCACCCGCAGCGTGGTGCCGACCGAAGCGGGCGAGCGACTGATTCAGCGCCTCGGTCCGCATCTGGAAGAGATGGAGCAGGCCCTGGCCGCCCTGCGCAACACCCGAGAGCGCCCGGCGGGCAACCTGCGCATCACCGCCGGGGAGCATGCCGCCAGCGCGGTACTCTGGCCAGCGCTAAAGCCATTTATGCTGCAATATCCTGATATTAACATCGAAATCACTGTTGATAATGGGCTCACGGATATCGTGGGTGACCGCTTCGACGCCGGGGTGCGTCTCGGCGAACAGGTGGCAAAAGATATGATTGCCGTGCGCATCGCCCCGGATATGCGGATGGCGGTGGTGGGTTCGCCGGCCTATCTGCAGCGGGCCGGTACGCCGCAAACGCCCTGGGATCTTGCCCAACATCGCTGCATCAATCTGCGCCTGCCGACACGAGGGGGACTTTACGCCTGGGAATTTGCCCGCGATGGACGGGAGATTCAGGTGCGGGTGGAGGGACAGCTGATCCTCAACAGCCTGCCGCAGCGCATCGACGCGGCGGAAGCGGGCCTCGGACTGGCCTACGTTCCGGATGACAGCGTGGCGGAGGCCTTAGCCAGCGGCCGGCTGGTGCGGGTGCTGGCGGAGTGGACCCCCGCCTTCCCCGGCTACCATCTCTATTACCCCAGCCGGCGCCAGCATACCAGCGCTTTCACGCTGTTACTGGAAACTCTGCGACGCTGA
- a CDS encoding P-loop NTPase family protein: MNINVVGTSGSGKSTLARHLALRLGLPWIELDRLYWRPNWQGAPDEAFFAAIAAATATPGWVLDGNYNRSRSVKWRAVDMVIWVDYGFWRTLRQAVGRAASRAWRHQELWPGTGNCESFRRSFCSRESIILWTLKTWRQHRRRYLADMQDPQYRHIRFVRVRNPRQAEALLRELEAQRSGGHI; encoded by the coding sequence ATGAACATCAACGTGGTCGGCACCAGCGGCTCAGGCAAATCCACTTTGGCCCGGCACCTGGCGCTCAGGTTGGGGCTGCCGTGGATCGAGCTCGATCGCCTGTACTGGCGGCCGAACTGGCAGGGCGCACCGGATGAGGCATTTTTCGCCGCCATTGCCGCCGCGACGGCCACGCCGGGCTGGGTGCTGGATGGCAATTACAATCGCAGCCGCAGCGTTAAATGGCGTGCGGTGGATATGGTGATCTGGGTAGATTATGGTTTCTGGCGCACGCTCCGCCAGGCGGTAGGGCGGGCGGCGAGCCGGGCGTGGCGACATCAGGAGCTGTGGCCGGGCACGGGCAACTGCGAGAGCTTTCGCCGTTCGTTCTGCAGCCGGGAATCCATTATCCTCTGGACGCTGAAGACCTGGCGGCAGCATCGTCGACGCTATCTGGCCGATATGCAGGATCCGCAATATCGCCATATTCGCTTCGTCCGGGTACGCAATCCCCGGCAGGCTGAGGCGCTGCTCCGTGAGCTGGAAGCGCAGCGTTCAGGCGGGCATATCTAA
- a CDS encoding MsnO8 family LLM class oxidoreductase has product MSYRISILDKSPLAAGETAAQALARTLTLAQHAEAWGYHRFWVAEHHNTDQLASPSPELVIAWLLGHTRRIRLGSGGVMLQHYSPYKVAENFNLLAALAPGRIDLGVGKAPGGLPLSTRALQQGLHQEEKGTFADQLAQLDNWLSLTEPGGEESLRATPIPPRRADGFLLGASLESAELAARLDWNFVFAAHLNGDSALRRSVFNRWRELSPREAIVAVQVVVADDPATAAALAQQVEVWGVELENGQRVTVGSEAQAVAFARQAGSRPTRIARRESSLISGTPEQVKARLDALQAEDQLDELIIDTPISDGPARLHSLRLLAQVHYGKEVLNVL; this is encoded by the coding sequence ATGTCTTATCGAATCAGTATCCTGGATAAAAGTCCGCTTGCCGCAGGGGAAACCGCTGCGCAGGCGCTGGCGCGTACATTAACGCTGGCGCAACACGCCGAAGCCTGGGGTTACCACCGCTTCTGGGTCGCCGAACACCACAATACCGATCAGCTGGCGAGCCCCTCGCCGGAGCTGGTTATCGCCTGGCTGCTGGGCCACACCCGGCGCATTCGCCTCGGATCCGGCGGCGTCATGCTCCAGCACTACAGCCCCTATAAGGTCGCGGAAAACTTTAACCTGCTGGCCGCCCTCGCGCCGGGTCGTATCGATCTCGGGGTGGGCAAGGCGCCTGGCGGCCTGCCGCTTTCCACCCGCGCCCTGCAGCAGGGCCTGCATCAGGAGGAGAAAGGCACCTTTGCCGATCAGCTGGCGCAGCTGGATAACTGGCTGTCACTGACTGAGCCAGGGGGAGAGGAGAGCCTGCGCGCCACGCCGATCCCGCCGCGCCGGGCCGACGGTTTCCTGCTCGGCGCCAGCCTGGAGAGTGCGGAACTGGCCGCCCGTCTTGACTGGAACTTTGTCTTTGCCGCCCATCTCAATGGCGACAGCGCGCTGCGCCGTTCCGTGTTCAACCGCTGGCGTGAGCTCAGCCCGCGTGAGGCGATCGTCGCCGTGCAGGTGGTGGTGGCTGACGATCCGGCCACCGCCGCCGCGCTGGCGCAGCAGGTCGAGGTGTGGGGCGTCGAGCTGGAGAACGGCCAGCGAGTGACCGTCGGCAGTGAGGCGCAGGCCGTCGCCTTTGCCCGCCAGGCCGGCAGCCGACCGACGCGCATTGCCCGCCGCGAATCCTCACTGATCTCCGGTACTCCCGAACAGGTTAAAGCCCGGCTTGACGCGCTGCAGGCGGAAGATCAGCTGGATGAACTCATCATTGATACCCCTATTAGCGACGGGCCAGCGCGCCTGCACTCCCTGCGCCTGCTGGCGCAGGTTCACTACGGCAAGGAGGTGCTGAATGTCCTTTGA
- a CDS encoding M20 peptidase aminoacylase family protein: MSFEQQLISWRRELHQNPELSLQEVATTARIRDWLLSGGLTLLPYDLKTGLVAEVGSGDKVIALRADIDALPIEEATGLPYRSQNEGVMHACGHDIHTSVMLGAALLLKEREAELPGRVRILFQPAEENFGGAKTLIRAGALEDVSAIFGMHNEPGLPVGEFATRGGAFYANVDRFVFKVTGKGAHAARPHEGKDAILLASQLVTVLQSVASREVNTLDSVVLSVTRIQGGNTWNVLPESVELEGTLRTHSSDVQQRVKARVSEIAAGFASAFGAQIDVFWYAGPTALVNDARWADFASDVAAQTGYRTHHADLHLGGEDFAVYLQHIPGAFVSIGSASEYGLHHPAFNPDERLIAPAAHYFAQLAEQALQHI; this comes from the coding sequence ATGTCCTTTGAACAACAACTGATTAGCTGGCGGCGCGAGCTGCACCAGAACCCGGAGCTCTCCCTGCAGGAGGTGGCCACCACCGCGCGGATCCGCGACTGGCTGCTGAGCGGTGGGCTAACCCTGCTGCCCTACGATCTGAAAACCGGGCTGGTCGCCGAAGTCGGCAGCGGCGACAAGGTGATTGCTCTGCGGGCGGACATTGACGCGTTGCCCATTGAGGAGGCGACCGGTCTGCCTTACCGCTCGCAAAATGAAGGGGTGATGCATGCCTGCGGCCATGATATTCACACCAGCGTGATGCTGGGGGCGGCGCTGCTGCTGAAGGAGCGGGAAGCGGAACTCCCGGGGCGGGTGCGGATCCTGTTTCAGCCGGCGGAGGAAAATTTTGGCGGGGCGAAAACCCTGATCCGCGCCGGGGCGCTGGAGGACGTGTCGGCGATCTTTGGTATGCACAATGAGCCCGGCCTGCCGGTGGGGGAATTTGCCACCCGCGGCGGCGCGTTCTACGCCAACGTCGACCGCTTCGTCTTCAAAGTGACCGGGAAGGGGGCGCATGCCGCGCGCCCACATGAAGGCAAGGATGCGATCCTGCTGGCCAGCCAGCTGGTGACAGTGCTGCAGAGCGTGGCCAGCCGGGAAGTGAACACCCTCGACTCGGTGGTGCTCAGCGTGACGCGGATCCAGGGAGGCAATACCTGGAACGTGCTGCCGGAGAGCGTCGAGCTGGAAGGGACGCTGCGCACCCACAGCAGTGACGTGCAGCAACGGGTCAAGGCCCGGGTCAGCGAGATCGCCGCCGGTTTCGCCAGCGCCTTTGGCGCACAGATTGATGTCTTCTGGTATGCCGGCCCAACGGCACTGGTCAACGACGCCCGCTGGGCCGACTTCGCCAGCGACGTGGCGGCCCAGACCGGGTACCGCACCCATCACGCCGATCTGCATCTCGGCGGCGAAGATTTTGCGGTCTATCTTCAGCATATTCCCGGGGCGTTCGTCAGCATCGGCAGCGCCAGCGAATATGGTCTGCACCATCCGGCATTTAATCCGGACGAACGTCTTATTGCGCCCGCAGCACACTATTTCGCCCAGCTGGCGGAACAGGCATTACAACATATTTAA
- a CDS encoding GNAT family N-acetyltransferase produces the protein MSEAFRDISPEAPELQPILSGLFAEYAARYGDYFSRDAEVELSEWYVPPQGLFIVLEREGEIVATGAYKPKDRHTAEIKRIWTHRRLRQQGLAAKVVQELERRAVLAGYSHIYLTTGFRQPEAVKLYLSQGYEAQFDLTRDPEEYSQPPYDGRLRFTKALAVSAYSHSA, from the coding sequence ATGAGCGAAGCATTCCGTGATATTTCTCCGGAGGCTCCGGAGCTGCAGCCGATTCTTAGCGGGCTGTTTGCCGAATATGCCGCCCGCTACGGCGACTATTTTTCCCGCGATGCGGAAGTGGAGTTAAGTGAGTGGTATGTGCCACCGCAGGGGCTGTTTATCGTCCTTGAACGCGAGGGCGAAATTGTCGCCACCGGCGCCTATAAGCCGAAAGATCGCCACACCGCGGAGATCAAACGTATCTGGACGCACCGTCGTCTGCGCCAGCAGGGGCTGGCGGCGAAGGTGGTCCAGGAGCTGGAGCGGCGGGCGGTGCTGGCCGGGTACAGCCATATCTACCTGACCACCGGCTTCCGTCAGCCGGAGGCGGTAAAGCTCTATCTCAGCCAGGGGTATGAGGCGCAGTTTGACCTCACGCGAGACCCGGAAGAGTACAGTCAGCCGCCGTACGATGGCCGGCTGCGGTTCACTAAAGCGCTGGCGGTGAGCGCCTACAGCCACAGCGCCTGA
- a CDS encoding amino acid ABC transporter permease, translated as MHSSETIKVVPARYPLRVVGALVALLVLAVVIQSVAFNPRWEWGVFARWFFDPVILEGLGQTLLLTLLGTVLSVIFGGLLALARLSSSWLLSSLAWGYIWLFRSLPLIVVLIILYNFSYLYDTLSLGIPFTGVTWASYQTINVLGQFSTAVVGLTLVQSAYTAEIIRGGFLGVDHGQYEAAAALGLPAWRRTLRIILPQALRTILPSGFNEIISLAKGTAMVYVLAMPELFYTIQMIYNRTQEVIPLLMVGAAWYLAITSVLSAIQYLVERALARSERRSAVNSARSSRLNQPARQPQPQEAVHAQLS; from the coding sequence ATGCATTCATCTGAAACGATCAAAGTGGTGCCGGCGCGCTATCCGCTGCGGGTGGTCGGGGCGCTGGTGGCCTTGCTGGTGCTGGCGGTGGTGATCCAGTCGGTGGCCTTTAACCCGCGCTGGGAGTGGGGCGTCTTCGCCCGCTGGTTCTTCGACCCGGTGATCCTCGAGGGGCTGGGTCAAACCCTGCTCCTGACCCTGCTCGGCACGGTGCTGAGCGTGATCTTCGGCGGCCTGCTGGCGCTGGCCCGCTTATCCTCATCGTGGCTGCTCAGCAGCCTCGCCTGGGGCTATATCTGGCTGTTTCGCTCGCTGCCGCTGATTGTAGTGCTGATTATTCTGTACAACTTTTCCTATCTCTACGACACCCTGTCGCTGGGGATCCCGTTTACCGGCGTCACCTGGGCCAGCTATCAGACCATTAACGTGCTGGGGCAATTCTCCACGGCGGTGGTGGGCCTGACGCTGGTGCAGAGCGCCTATACCGCGGAGATCATTCGCGGCGGCTTTTTGGGGGTCGACCATGGGCAGTATGAAGCCGCTGCCGCGCTGGGGCTTCCCGCCTGGCGACGTACGCTGCGCATTATTCTGCCGCAGGCGCTGCGCACCATCCTGCCTTCCGGCTTCAATGAGATCATCAGTCTGGCCAAGGGAACGGCGATGGTGTACGTCCTGGCGATGCCGGAGCTGTTCTACACCATCCAGATGATCTACAACCGTACCCAGGAGGTGATCCCGCTGTTGATGGTCGGCGCCGCCTGGTATCTGGCGATCACCAGCGTCCTCTCCGCCATTCAGTATCTGGTGGAACGCGCCCTGGCGCGCAGCGAGCGCCGCTCGGCGGTAAACAGCGCCCGCAGCAGTCGTCTGAATCAACCCGCACGTCAACCACAGCCGCAGGAGGCCGTTCATGCCCAGCTCTCATAA
- a CDS encoding amino acid ABC transporter ATP-binding protein — MPSSHNGHISITGVSKYYGRHKALDDVSLEIPPGTVTVILGPSGSGKSTLLRTINHLERVDEGFIQIDGDYIGYRRKGDKLYEMKEKEILRQRINVGYVFQNFNLFPHLTVLENLIEAPIAHKQVTRKEAIARAWELLDVVGLRNKADAWSRHLSGGQQQRIAIARALALDPRVILFDEPTSALDPELVGEVLDVIKKLARSGTTLVVVTHEIGFAREVADQVVFMVDGRIVEQGSSDEVLNHPQHPRTRQFLSRVLPS; from the coding sequence ATGCCCAGCTCTCATAATGGCCATATCTCTATCACCGGGGTCAGCAAATACTATGGCCGCCACAAGGCGCTGGACGATGTGTCGCTGGAGATCCCCCCGGGCACGGTGACGGTGATCCTCGGCCCTTCCGGCTCGGGCAAGTCCACGCTGCTGCGCACTATCAATCACCTCGAACGTGTCGATGAGGGATTTATTCAGATTGACGGCGACTATATCGGTTATCGCCGCAAAGGCGACAAGCTGTATGAGATGAAAGAGAAGGAGATCCTCCGCCAACGGATCAACGTCGGCTACGTGTTCCAGAACTTTAACCTGTTTCCGCACCTGACGGTGCTGGAGAACCTGATAGAAGCGCCGATCGCCCACAAGCAGGTCACGCGCAAAGAGGCCATTGCCCGTGCCTGGGAACTGCTGGACGTCGTCGGACTGCGCAATAAAGCCGACGCCTGGTCGCGGCATCTCTCCGGCGGGCAGCAGCAGCGTATCGCCATTGCCCGGGCGCTGGCGCTGGACCCGCGGGTGATCCTGTTTGATGAACCCACCTCGGCGCTGGATCCCGAGCTGGTGGGCGAGGTGCTGGATGTGATTAAAAAGCTGGCGCGCTCCGGCACTACCCTGGTGGTGGTGACCCACGAGATTGGCTTTGCCCGCGAGGTGGCCGACCAGGTGGTGTTTATGGTCGACGGCAGGATCGTCGAGCAGGGCAGCAGCGACGAGGTGCTCAACCATCCGCAGCATCCGCGCACCCGACAGTTTTTATCCAGGGTGCTGCCGTCATGA
- a CDS encoding transporter substrate-binding domain-containing protein, giving the protein MSAHAALDLRANEQPLPVTRDPQAIAKIPPGYRFVEPGTLTVAISALNSPPLALLASDNRTRIGSDPDIARLLAGSLGLKLRLVPTAWEDWPLGIASGRYDVALINIAVTEKRKEKFDFATYRVDSLAFSVKSTSDIAAVNGPADLAGRKVIVGSGTNQERILLGWNEDNRAAGRPQAQPVYLTDDASGNLYIQSGRADIFFGPQSVAAYKAALNGQTRVVGLGPKKAWVATTTKKGNGLVYALQAALDGAIARGEYQQVLARWGEQGEAVTQSVVNPPGITY; this is encoded by the coding sequence ATGAGCGCTCACGCGGCGCTGGATCTGCGCGCCAATGAGCAGCCATTGCCGGTCACCCGTGACCCGCAGGCGATAGCGAAAATCCCGCCGGGCTATCGCTTCGTGGAGCCGGGGACGCTGACGGTGGCGATCTCGGCGCTCAATTCGCCGCCGCTGGCGCTGCTGGCCAGCGACAACCGCACGCGGATCGGCAGCGACCCGGATATAGCCCGCCTGCTGGCCGGAAGCCTTGGCCTGAAGCTCAGGCTGGTGCCCACCGCGTGGGAGGACTGGCCGCTGGGCATCGCCTCCGGCCGCTACGATGTGGCGCTGATCAATATCGCGGTGACCGAGAAGCGCAAAGAGAAGTTCGATTTTGCCACTTACCGGGTGGACTCCCTGGCCTTTTCGGTGAAATCCACCAGCGACATCGCCGCGGTAAACGGACCCGCCGACCTCGCCGGGCGCAAAGTGATCGTCGGGTCCGGCACCAATCAGGAGCGGATCCTGCTGGGCTGGAACGAGGACAACCGCGCCGCCGGACGGCCGCAGGCCCAGCCGGTCTACCTGACCGATGATGCCTCCGGCAACCTCTATATCCAGTCCGGGCGGGCGGATATCTTTTTCGGCCCGCAGTCGGTGGCAGCCTATAAAGCGGCGCTTAACGGCCAGACCCGGGTGGTGGGCCTGGGGCCGAAAAAAGCGTGGGTGGCGACAACCACCAAAAAAGGCAACGGTCTGGTCTATGCCCTGCAGGCGGCCCTCGACGGGGCGATTGCCCGCGGTGAATATCAGCAGGTGCTGGCGCGCTGGGGAGAACAGGGCGAAGCGGTGACGCAGTCGGTGGTTAACCCGCCGGGGATAACCTACTAA
- a CDS encoding MFS transporter — protein MQQQLKRSNVRYGILVFLFLATVFNYADRATLSVVAPMMSKELGFNPEAMGLAFSVFGISYVIMQIPGGWLLDKYGSRLVYGCALIGWSVVTMFQGTIYLFASPLVVLVILRLMMGAIEAPAFPANSRLSVQWFPNKERGFVTSVYQAAQYISLGIITPLMTIILHNLSWHYVFYYIGAIGVVLGIFWLVKVKDPAHHPKINPQELDYIREGGGVPELGSQKTPQKLTLAQIKSVCVNRMMIGVYIGQFCVTSITWFFLTWFPTYLYQAKGMSILKVGFVASIPAIAGFIGGLLGGVFSDWLLKRGYSLTTARKLPVICGMLLSCVIVVANYTASEVVVIAAMSLAFFAKGFGNLGWCVLSDTSPKEMLGIAGGVFNMCGNLASIITPLVIGVILANTHSFDYAILYVGSMGVLGLFSYLFIVGPLDRLTLTPRTV, from the coding sequence ATGCAACAGCAACTAAAACGCAGCAACGTGCGTTACGGTATATTAGTTTTTTTATTTCTCGCGACCGTATTTAATTATGCTGACCGGGCCACCTTGTCCGTTGTCGCGCCGATGATGAGTAAAGAGTTAGGTTTTAACCCAGAGGCAATGGGCCTGGCCTTTTCGGTGTTTGGTATTTCCTACGTCATTATGCAAATCCCCGGTGGCTGGCTGCTGGATAAATATGGTTCGCGGTTGGTCTACGGCTGCGCGCTGATTGGCTGGTCGGTCGTCACTATGTTTCAGGGCACTATTTATCTGTTTGCCAGTCCGCTGGTGGTGCTGGTGATCCTGCGTCTGATGATGGGCGCCATTGAAGCGCCCGCCTTTCCGGCCAACAGTCGCCTGAGCGTCCAGTGGTTTCCCAATAAAGAGCGTGGATTTGTCACCTCGGTCTATCAGGCCGCGCAGTATATTTCGCTGGGCATTATTACGCCGCTGATGACCATCATTCTGCATAATTTAAGCTGGCACTATGTCTTTTATTATATTGGCGCTATCGGGGTGGTGCTGGGGATATTCTGGCTGGTAAAAGTGAAAGATCCTGCACATCATCCTAAAATTAACCCACAGGAGCTCGATTATATTCGTGAAGGCGGCGGCGTACCGGAATTAGGTAGCCAAAAAACACCGCAAAAATTAACTCTCGCGCAGATTAAAAGCGTTTGCGTCAATCGCATGATGATCGGGGTATATATCGGCCAGTTTTGCGTCACTTCGATTACCTGGTTTTTCCTCACCTGGTTTCCGACTTACCTCTACCAGGCCAAAGGCATGTCAATCCTCAAGGTCGGGTTTGTCGCCAGTATCCCGGCCATAGCCGGCTTTATCGGCGGCCTGCTGGGCGGCGTATTTTCGGACTGGCTGCTGAAACGCGGCTACAGTCTGACCACCGCCCGTAAGCTCCCGGTGATCTGCGGCATGCTGCTCTCCTGCGTCATTGTCGTCGCCAACTACACCGCCTCGGAAGTGGTGGTGATCGCCGCCATGAGCCTGGCGTTCTTTGCCAAAGGTTTCGGAAACCTCGGCTGGTGCGTGCTGAGCGACACCTCGCCAAAAGAGATGCTCGGTATTGCCGGCGGCGTGTTCAATATGTGTGGCAACCTGGCTAGCATCATTACCCCGCTGGTCATCGGGGTGATCCTCGCCAATACCCACTCCTTTGATTACGCCATCCTCTACGTCGGTTCCATGGGCGTGCTGGGCCTGTTCTCCTATCTGTTTATCGTTGGGCCTCTGGATCGCTTGACGCTCACTCCGCGCACCGTTTGA
- a CDS encoding L-talarate/galactarate dehydratase, which translates to MTSSANSESVTYAKAFGVKTAAETGDRIDHVKLSLAFLPLATPVSDAKVLTGRQKPLTEVAIIIAEIHSRDGFTGVGFSYSKRAGGQGIYAHAKEIADNLLGEDPNDIDKIYTKLLWAGASVGRSGMAVQAISPIDIALWDMKAKRAGLPLAKLLGSHRDSVQCYNTSGGFLHTPLDQVLKNVAISRENGIGGIKLKVGQPNTAEDIRRLTAVREVLGDDFPLMVDANQQWDRETAIRMGRKMEPFNLIWIEEPLDAYDVEGHAQLAAALDTPIATGEMLTSFREHEQLILGNASDFVQPDAPRVGGISPFLKIMDLAAKHGRKLAPHFAMEVHLHLAAAYPLEPWLEHFEWLNPLFNEQLELRDGRMWISERHGLGFTLSEQARRWTQQSCEFGKRP; encoded by the coding sequence ATGACCTCAAGCGCCAATTCCGAGTCCGTAACCTACGCCAAAGCTTTCGGCGTCAAAACCGCCGCAGAAACCGGCGACCGCATTGACCACGTTAAACTGTCGCTGGCTTTTCTGCCGCTGGCCACCCCCGTCAGCGATGCCAAAGTGCTGACCGGTCGCCAAAAACCGCTGACCGAAGTGGCGATTATCATCGCGGAAATTCACTCCCGGGATGGATTCACCGGCGTCGGCTTTAGCTACTCGAAACGTGCGGGCGGCCAGGGCATTTACGCTCACGCCAAAGAGATAGCCGATAATCTGCTTGGCGAAGATCCGAACGACATCGACAAGATCTACACCAAACTGCTGTGGGCTGGGGCTTCCGTCGGCCGGAGCGGAATGGCGGTACAAGCTATCTCCCCTATCGATATTGCCCTGTGGGATATGAAAGCCAAACGCGCCGGTCTACCGCTGGCGAAACTGCTGGGTTCACATCGCGATTCCGTGCAGTGCTACAACACTTCCGGCGGCTTCCTGCATACCCCCCTGGATCAGGTGTTGAAAAACGTGGCTATCTCCCGTGAAAACGGCATCGGCGGGATTAAACTAAAAGTCGGTCAGCCTAATACTGCCGAGGATATCCGTCGTCTGACGGCGGTGCGTGAAGTGCTGGGCGATGACTTCCCGCTGATGGTCGATGCCAACCAGCAGTGGGATCGCGAAACCGCCATCCGCATGGGGCGCAAAATGGAGCCGTTCAATCTGATCTGGATTGAGGAGCCGCTGGATGCTTATGACGTTGAAGGACACGCGCAGCTGGCCGCCGCGCTGGATACGCCGATTGCCACCGGCGAGATGCTGACCAGCTTCCGCGAACATGAGCAATTGATCCTCGGCAACGCCAGCGACTTTGTGCAACCGGACGCCCCGCGCGTCGGCGGGATCTCCCCGTTCCTGAAAATAATGGATCTGGCCGCGAAGCACGGTCGCAAGCTGGCCCCGCACTTTGCAATGGAAGTACACCTGCATCTCGCCGCCGCCTACCCGCTGGAGCCATGGCTGGAGCATTTCGAGTGGCTGAATCCACTGTTCAATGAACAATTAGAACTGCGCGATGGGCGGATGTGGATTTCCGAACGCCATGGTCTGGGCTTCACCCTCAGCGAGCAGGCCCGCCGCTGGACCCAGCAAAGCTGCGAGTTTGGAAAACGCCCGTAA
- a CDS encoding LacI family DNA-binding transcriptional regulator codes for MKSKKPTRAPTLEDVARSAGLSPMTVSRALNAPQLVRPKTVEKVMQAVQATGYIPNALAGGLASRRSKLVAVVVPQINNNMFVDTIQALSDTLAARGYHMLLCVAGYDRQTEAELVSTLLSRRPDGVVLTGIQHAPLLKKTILNAATPVVEIWDLTPTPLDMLVGFSHEKVGETIGEYVLEKGYRRPGLLWAGDARAMLRKQGLCARLAKKGLDHAPQVEVPLPASLALGRSGMAELLAAGEFDVIICSSDTLAQGAIMEAESRGLRVPQDLAVIGFGDLDFAASNRPAITTVSVDRHAIGERAATLLADRIEGGEESGVIIDIGFQLVARESA; via the coding sequence GTGAAAAGCAAAAAACCGACGCGGGCGCCGACGCTGGAGGATGTGGCTCGCAGCGCCGGGTTGTCGCCGATGACGGTCAGTCGGGCGTTGAATGCGCCCCAGCTGGTCAGGCCAAAAACGGTAGAGAAAGTGATGCAGGCGGTGCAAGCGACGGGCTATATCCCCAATGCGCTGGCCGGCGGACTTGCCTCCAGGCGCAGCAAGCTGGTGGCGGTCGTGGTGCCGCAGATCAACAACAATATGTTTGTCGATACTATCCAGGCGCTAAGCGATACTCTGGCGGCGCGCGGCTACCATATGCTGCTGTGCGTAGCAGGCTATGACCGACAGACCGAAGCCGAGCTGGTCTCCACCTTACTGTCAAGGCGCCCCGATGGCGTGGTGTTAACCGGCATCCAGCATGCGCCGCTGTTAAAGAAAACGATTCTTAACGCCGCCACGCCGGTGGTGGAAATCTGGGATCTCACCCCGACGCCGCTGGATATGCTGGTCGGTTTTTCCCATGAAAAAGTTGGCGAAACCATTGGCGAGTATGTGCTGGAGAAAGGCTATCGGCGTCCGGGTCTGCTGTGGGCGGGCGATGCGCGCGCGATGTTGCGTAAGCAGGGGCTCTGTGCCCGACTGGCTAAAAAAGGGCTGGACCATGCGCCTCAGGTTGAAGTGCCGCTTCCGGCGTCGCTGGCGCTGGGACGAAGCGGTATGGCTGAGCTGCTGGCCGCCGGCGAGTTTGATGTGATCATCTGCAGCTCAGATACCCTCGCCCAGGGGGCGATTATGGAAGCCGAAAGCCGGGGGCTACGCGTACCGCAGGATCTGGCGGTGATCGGTTTTGGCGATCTGGATTTCGCCGCCAGCAATCGTCCGGCCATCACTACCGTCAGCGTCGACCGCCATGCCATCGGCGAACGGGCCGCTACGTTGCTGGCCGACCGTATCGAAGGGGGAGAAGAAAGCGGGGTGATTATAGATATCGGCTTTCAGCTGGTGGCGCGGGAATCGGCGTAG